In Panicum virgatum strain AP13 chromosome 4N, P.virgatum_v5, whole genome shotgun sequence, a single window of DNA contains:
- the LOC120668709 gene encoding cytochrome P450 734A4-like encodes MAAAAYSPGWWWTWRAVAGVAAAGACLLLLLLHVAARVADALWWRPRRLEAHFARQGVRGPPYRLLVGCVTEMVALMAEAAAKPMSPPDSHDALPRVLAFYHYWRKIYGPMFLIWFGPTPRLTVADPELVREILLTRADAFDRYEAHPVVRQLEGNGLVSLHGDKWALHRRVLTPAFFPDNLNRLAPHVGRSVAALAERWRAMASAAGGEVEVDVAEWFQAVTEEAITRATFGRSYDSGRAVFRMQARLMAFASEAFRKVLVPGYRFLPTKKNRLSWSLDREIRRGLVALIGRRSDEAEEDEDAGLNDKESDGFRDLLGLMINAGGKKAPAIPVADMLEECKTFFFAGKQTTTNLLTWATVLLAMHPDWQERARREVLAVCGADELPSKDQLPKLKTLGMILNETLRLYPPALATIRRAKRDVVLGGGLSVPRGTELLIPIMAMHHDAALWGPGAARFDPGRFAAGAARAAAHPLAFVPFGLGPRMCIGQNLALLEAKLTLAVLLQRFELARSPNYVHAPTVLMLLYPQHGAPVIFRPVVTPSPPSDQPAGDGDGRTGR; translated from the exons atggcggcggcggcgtactcgccggggtggtggtggacgtggagggcggtggcgggcgtcgccgcggcgggggcgtgcctgctcctcctcctcctgcacgTGGCGGCGCGGGTGGCGGACGCGCTCTGGTGGCGCCCGCGGAGGCTGGAGGCGCACTTCGCGCGCCAGGGCGTGCGGGGCCCGCCGTACCGGCTCCTCGTCGGCTGCGTCACGGAGATGGTCGCGCTCatggccgaggccgccgccaagCCCATGTCGCCGCCGGACTCGCACGACGCGCTCCCCCGGGTGCTCGCCTTCTACCACTACTGGAGGAAGATCTACG ggccGATGTTCTTGATATGGTTCGGGCCGACGCCGCGGCTGACGGTGGCGGACCCGGAGCTGGTGCGCGAGATACTCCTGACGCGCGCGGACGCGTTCGACCGGTACGAGGCGCACCCCGTGGTCCGGCAGCTCGAGGGCAACGGCCTCGTCAGCCTCCACGGCGACAAGTGGGCGCTCCACCGCCGCGTCCTCACCCCGGCCTTCTTCCCCGACAACCTCAAC CGGCTGGCGCCGCACGTCGGCAggtcggtggcggcgctggcggagcggtggcgggcgatggcctccgccgccggcggcgaggtggaggtggacgtGGCCGAGTGGTTCCAGGCGGTGACCGAGGAGGCCATCACGCGCGCCACGTTCGGGCGCAGCTACGACTCCGGCCGCGCCGTGTTCCGCATGCAGGCGCGCCTCATGGCCTTCGCCTCCGAGGCCTTCCGCAAGGTCCTCGTCCCCGGCTACCG GTTCCTGCCGACCAAGAAGAACCGGCTGTCGTGGAGCCTGGACAGGGAGATCCGGCGGGGGCTCGTCGCCCTCATCGGCCGCCGCAGCGAcgaggccgaggaggacgaaGACGCGGGCCTCAACGACAAGGAGAGCGACGGCTTCCGGGACCTGCTGGGGCTCATGATCAATGCCGGCGGCAAGAAGGCGCCGGCGATACCCGTGGCGGACATGCTGGAGGAGTGCAAGACCTTCTTCTTCGCCGGCAAGCAGACGACCACCAACCTTCTCACCTGGGCGACCGTGCTCCTCGCCATGCACCCGGACTGGCAGGAGCGCGCCCGCCGGGAGGTCCTCGCCGTGTgcggcgccgacgagctccCGTCCAAGGACCAGCTCCCCAAGCTCAAGACG CTGGGCATGATCCTGAACGAGACGCTCCGCCTGTACCCGCCAGCGCTGGCCACCATCCGCCGCGCGAAGCGCGACgtcgtcctcggcggcggcctgtCCGTCCCGCGGGGCACCGAGCTGCTCATCCCGATCATGGCGATGCACCACGACGCCGCGCTCTGGGGCCCCGGCGCCGCGCGGTTCGACCCGGgccgcttcgccgccggcgcggcgagggcggcggcgcacccgcTGGCGTTCGTCCCCTTCGGGCTGGGCCCCCGGATGTGCATCGGGCAGAACCTGGCGCTCCTCGAGGCGAAGCTCACGCTGGCGGTCCTGCTCCAGCGCTTCGAGCTCGCGCGGTCGCCCAACTACGTGCACGCGCCGACGGTGCTGATGCTCCTCTACCCGCAGCACGGCGCGCCGGTGATCTTCCGGCCGGTGGTCACGCCGTCCCCGCCGTCGGACCAACCGGCCGGCGACGGGGATGGCAGGACAGGAAGATGA